A stretch of the Vulcanisaeta souniana JCM 11219 genome encodes the following:
- a CDS encoding PaREP1 family protein gives MIRVNDKAFIEEWHYLRYRFMLPEQLGKPWKDLRAYIEARRAEASAEVRLALRLLVEGYTRNAADKAFQAFKSLLAALAGERREELRNSIKNVDKVIAYMPTSMIRDVGKLLGLEKESLLALALHQYQYNGVDPEGIMNIYTSRDAAVKDICNLLNSVVRVLGMNPFSC, from the coding sequence TTGATTAGAGTTAATGATAAGGCTTTTATTGAGGAATGGCATTACCTTAGATATAGGTTCATGTTGCCTGAGCAACTTGGTAAGCCTTGGAAGGATCTACGGGCATACATTGAGGCCAGGAGAGCTGAAGCTTCGGCTGAGGTTAGGTTAGCATTAAGGTTGTTGGTCGAGGGTTACACCAGGAACGCCGCCGATAAGGCGTTTCAGGCATTTAAATCATTGCTTGCCGCATTGGCCGGTGAGAGGAGGGAGGAGCTTCGCAATAGTATTAAGAATGTTGATAAGGTAATAGCCTACATGCCCACCTCCATGATTCGCGATGTGGGTAAGTTACTTGGCCTTGAGAAAGAGTCCCTGCTCGCGTTGGCGCTTCATCAGTATCAATATAATGGTGTTGATCCCGAGGGTATCATGAACATATATACATCAAGGGACGCCGCAGTGAAGGACATATGCAACTTACTGAATAGTGTGGTTAGGGTTCTGGGGATGAATCCTTTCTCATGTTAA
- the tmk gene encoding dTMP kinase, translating to MFVAIEGIDGVGKSTIITKLKDILERAGYRVHTTAEPSQTPIGRLIRDWLLRSDSKIAHPSVFALLFTADRVQHYYGEVKPMLDNGYLVITERYMESTLVYQSTMGLPMDWLMELHKFVPRPDLTIILDAPIEVVIGRLRSRHKLEVFEADKEFLNRARELLLRRASLNNYPVINAVRDPDSVANDVYRLIIDALRRVV from the coding sequence ATGTTTGTGGCGATTGAGGGTATTGATGGTGTTGGTAAATCGACAATAATCACGAAGTTAAAGGATATATTGGAAAGAGCTGGGTACAGGGTGCATACTACCGCCGAGCCCAGTCAGACACCAATTGGCAGGTTAATTAGGGATTGGCTCCTTAGGTCAGACTCGAAGATTGCGCACCCATCGGTATTCGCGCTCCTCTTCACGGCCGATAGGGTTCAGCACTACTATGGTGAGGTGAAACCAATGCTTGATAATGGTTACTTAGTCATTACTGAAAGGTATATGGAGTCAACACTTGTTTATCAGAGCACAATGGGTTTACCCATGGACTGGTTAATGGAACTTCATAAATTCGTGCCTAGGCCTGACCTAACAATAATACTTGACGCGCCTATCGAGGTTGTCATAGGCAGGTTAAGGAGTAGGCATAAGCTTGAGGTGTTTGAGGCCGATAAGGAATTCCTCAATAGAGCTAGGGAGCTCCTCCTCAGAAGGGCTTCCTTAAATAATTACCCAGTTATTAATGCGGTTAGGGACCCGGACTCTGTCGCTAATGATGTTTATAGGTTAATAATTGATGCATTGAGGAGGGTTGTTTAA
- a CDS encoding IS607 family transposase has translation MFAERLLRPKEACQLLGISYSTLLRWVREGKIRVVTTEGGKYRIPYSEIKKYLERREEIRAVIYARVSSADQKEDLERQINYLTNYAMAKGYKVVEVLKDIASGLNTQRKGLLRLFKLVEGRSIDVVLITYKDRLTRFGFEYLEEFFSTMGVKIEIVFGEEPKDATQELVEDLISIIASFAGKIYGMRSHKKTVLVQGVKKLMGELDG, from the coding sequence ATTTTTGCGGAGAGACTACTGAGACCTAAGGAGGCTTGTCAACTCCTTGGCATTTCATACTCAACCTTGTTAAGGTGGGTCAGGGAAGGGAAGATAAGGGTGGTAACAACTGAGGGTGGGAAGTATAGGATACCTTACAGTGAGATTAAGAAATACTTAGAGAGGAGGGAGGAAATAAGGGCTGTAATTTACGCAAGGGTTTCATCAGCTGATCAAAAAGAGGATTTAGAGAGGCAAATAAACTACTTGACAAATTATGCAATGGCAAAGGGTTACAAGGTAGTTGAAGTGCTAAAAGATATAGCTAGTGGGTTAAACACGCAAAGGAAAGGATTGTTAAGGCTATTCAAGCTGGTTGAGGGAAGGAGTATTGATGTCGTATTAATAACCTACAAGGATAGGTTAACGAGGTTCGGCTTTGAGTACTTAGAGGAGTTCTTCTCAACCATGGGTGTTAAGATCGAGATAGTTTTCGGCGAGGAGCCCAAAGATGCTACGCAGGAACTCGTAGAAGACTTAATCTCCATCATTGCTTCATTCGCTGGGAAAATTTACGGAATGAGAAGTCACAAGAAGACAGTCCTCGTTCAAGGTGTAAAAAAGTTGATGGGTGAGCTAGATGGATAG
- a CDS encoding 2-oxoacid:ferredoxin oxidoreductase subunit beta, which produces MERKMKLTINDYKTDVWVDWCPGCGNFGILSAMYQALADLQLEPEKTVVVSGIGCSGKTPHFVNVTGVHTLHGRALPYAEGIKLANPGLTVVVNVGDGDLLGIGAAHFVALGRRNVDLVVIMHDNTVYGLTKGQASPTLTRNLQPKALPKPNIQDAVNPIGLAIASGYTFIARGYAARVQHLKELIKKAILHKGAAFIDVLQPCVTYDNIHTYDYYNKRVYDLQEEGWDPVAKSPEELPQKAAQALVKSYESDDRVPIGIFLVNPNVPTFEERYSQRLPNYLKIPPAREPIEVGGKPVISIEKFKDLFKKYVIELR; this is translated from the coding sequence ATGGAGCGTAAGATGAAGTTAACAATAAATGACTATAAGACCGATGTTTGGGTTGATTGGTGTCCTGGATGTGGTAATTTTGGAATACTTTCAGCCATGTACCAAGCCCTCGCGGATCTACAGCTTGAGCCTGAGAAGACGGTGGTGGTTTCAGGAATAGGCTGTTCAGGGAAGACGCCGCATTTCGTAAATGTGACAGGTGTACATACACTACACGGCAGAGCCCTACCATACGCTGAGGGTATTAAGTTGGCTAATCCGGGCCTTACGGTTGTTGTTAATGTCGGTGATGGTGATTTACTTGGCATAGGCGCGGCGCATTTCGTGGCTTTGGGTAGGAGGAATGTGGACCTAGTCGTAATAATGCATGATAATACGGTGTATGGCCTAACAAAGGGTCAAGCAAGCCCGACACTGACGAGGAATCTACAACCAAAGGCACTCCCTAAGCCTAATATTCAGGATGCGGTTAATCCAATAGGGCTTGCAATTGCCTCCGGTTATACGTTCATAGCTAGGGGTTATGCAGCCAGGGTTCAGCATCTCAAGGAATTGATCAAGAAGGCAATACTCCATAAGGGTGCGGCGTTCATTGACGTGTTACAGCCCTGCGTAACATATGACAATATACACACGTATGATTACTACAATAAGAGGGTTTATGACCTGCAGGAGGAGGGTTGGGACCCAGTGGCGAAGAGCCCAGAGGAGTTGCCGCAGAAGGCCGCTCAAGCCTTGGTTAAGTCGTATGAGAGTGATGATAGGGTACCCATCGGTATATTCCTGGTTAACCCGAACGTGCCTACGTTTGAGGAGAGATATTCACAGAGACTACCTAATTACCTAAAGATACCACCTGCCAGGGAACCCATTGAGGTTGGTGGTAAACCTGTAATATCGATTGAGAAGTTCAAGGACTTGTTTAAGAAGTACGTGATAGAGCTTAGATAA
- a CDS encoding RNA-guided endonuclease InsQ/TnpB family protein: MDRTVKLRVRVDYATYSALKEVEEEYREVLEEAINYGLSSKTASFTRIKAGIYGEEREKHKDLPSHYIYTACEDASERLDSFEKLKKRGRAYTDKPSVRMVTVHLDDHLWKFSLSIISISTKKGKVLISPTFPKIFWEYYNKGWRIASEARFKLLKGNVVELYIVFKKDEPKPYEPKGFIPVDLNENSVSVLIDEKPILLEANTKKITLGYEYRRKSMTTGKSTKDRDVKRKLKKLREGDKKADVRRKLAKLIVKEAYESSSAIILEDLPRNTPEHMVKDVKDSQLRLRIYRSAFSSMKNAIIEKAREFGVPVVLVNPSYTSSTCPIHGSKIIYQPDGGIAPRVGVCERGKEKWHRDVVSLYNLLKRAGDVTPVLLGSKGSHDPPVVKLGRWLRAKSLHSIMNEHKMNEMKV, encoded by the coding sequence ATGGATAGGACGGTGAAGTTAAGAGTTAGGGTCGACTACGCCACATACTCAGCGCTTAAAGAAGTTGAGGAGGAGTACAGAGAGGTTCTAGAGGAGGCAATAAATTATGGGCTGTCAAGCAAAACTGCCTCCTTCACTAGGATTAAGGCTGGGATTTATGGGGAAGAGAGGGAGAAGCATAAGGACTTACCGTCACACTACATTTACACTGCCTGTGAGGATGCGAGTGAGAGATTAGACAGTTTTGAGAAGTTAAAGAAGAGGGGTAGGGCTTATACTGATAAACCGTCAGTGAGGATGGTTACTGTGCACTTAGATGACCACTTGTGGAAGTTCAGCCTTAGTATAATCTCAATTTCCACAAAGAAGGGTAAGGTTCTCATTTCTCCAACCTTCCCTAAGATCTTTTGGGAATATTATAATAAGGGCTGGAGGATTGCGAGTGAGGCTAGGTTTAAATTGTTAAAGGGTAATGTGGTGGAACTCTATATTGTCTTTAAGAAGGATGAGCCTAAACCTTACGAGCCTAAGGGTTTCATCCCAGTTGATCTCAATGAGAATTCAGTCTCTGTATTAATTGATGAAAAACCGATTCTTTTAGAGGCTAACACCAAGAAAATTACTCTAGGTTATGAGTATAGGAGGAAGTCGATGACCACTGGTAAGTCAACTAAGGATAGGGATGTTAAGAGGAAGTTAAAGAAGTTGAGAGAGGGAGATAAAAAGGCTGATGTTAGGAGGAAGTTGGCTAAGCTGATCGTTAAGGAAGCTTACGAAAGTAGTAGTGCCATAATTTTGGAGGACTTGCCAAGAAATACTCCAGAACATATGGTTAAGGATGTTAAAGACTCTCAGCTTAGGTTGAGAATTTACCGTTCAGCGTTTTCATCTATGAAGAATGCTATTATTGAGAAGGCTAGGGAGTTTGGTGTCCCCGTGGTCTTAGTTAATCCTTCTTATACTTCCTCAACGTGTCCAATCCACGGATCGAAGATCATTTACCAACCCGATGGGGGCATTGCCCCAAGGGTTGGTGTTTGCGAGAGGGGAAAAGAGAAATGGCATAGGGATGTTGTCTCACTGTACAACTTGTTGAAAAGGGCTGGAGATGTGACCCCCGTGCTGTTGGGGTCGAAGGGGTCCCATGACCCGCCTGTCGTAAAGCTCGGCAGGTGGTTGAGGGCTAAGTCCCTACACTCGATCATGAATGAACACAAAATGAATGAAATGAAAGTGTAG
- a CDS encoding 2-oxoacid:ferredoxin oxidoreductase subunit alpha — MIELRYVLGGPQGGGLETTSEILSWAFSKSGYGVISDREYFSNIKGRHSYVHATVSATELPKHLSYPVDIVAAMDAETVFTHFNDLRDGGYLIYNSDDDSVNYAGIPSMEKDLRDRLGAQFKGLGLDGTVRSVVKYLQNSRKARVVALSFKELLMEIQKREGIVPSQASRYISTILVGAVAAITDINEESLDYSLRRRFTREDVYRHNKSMAQIVMGLVKGQFGSELKLEQPRISAREFLVASGNDAIAMAKIVAGVRFQAYYPITPAADESFTLEEYETLSGEGSLVVFQTEDELAAINAAIGAALTGVRSSVATSGPGFDLMVEGLGWAGQNEVPIVVTYYQRGGPSTGQPTRGGQSDLLSSVFASHGEYPRIVLASGDHEEAFYDAIDAFNYAEVFQVPVIHLVDKFLANTIATIPMPDLNNVRITRGTLAPKGLKVYKRFDLSSVISPRAFLGDYVMWYSGDEHDEYGHINEDPVNRINMFDKRMRKLDIMEKEIPEERRFSYFGPERPDILLIGWGFVKGVAVKAIDELNSEGMRVGYYHIRAFIPFPRESLTKLTKEVEANNLVAVEHNYMAQASRLVTMNTGIMINRSIVKYTGRPIYVHELVNAIKNMLKGSTREVISYGA; from the coding sequence ATGATTGAGTTGAGATATGTTCTTGGTGGGCCTCAGGGCGGTGGTTTAGAGACCACGTCTGAGATACTTTCATGGGCCTTTTCTAAGTCTGGCTATGGCGTTATTTCCGATAGGGAGTACTTCTCGAATATTAAGGGTAGGCATAGTTACGTCCATGCCACGGTCTCAGCCACTGAATTACCTAAGCACCTTAGTTATCCCGTTGATATTGTGGCCGCCATGGATGCAGAGACTGTGTTCACGCACTTCAATGACCTTAGGGATGGTGGTTACTTAATCTATAATAGTGATGATGACTCCGTTAATTATGCCGGCATACCTAGTATGGAGAAGGACTTGAGGGATAGATTGGGTGCCCAGTTTAAGGGACTTGGGCTTGATGGTACTGTGAGGTCGGTGGTCAAGTATTTACAGAACAGTAGGAAGGCTCGTGTCGTTGCCCTCAGCTTTAAGGAGCTACTCATGGAGATACAGAAGCGCGAGGGTATAGTACCGTCACAAGCGTCCAGATATATAAGCACGATCCTAGTTGGTGCCGTGGCTGCAATAACAGATATTAATGAGGAAAGCCTTGACTACAGCCTTAGAAGAAGGTTCACTAGGGAGGATGTATATAGACATAATAAGTCAATGGCGCAAATAGTGATGGGCCTTGTCAAGGGTCAATTTGGGTCAGAGCTTAAGCTTGAGCAACCAAGGATTAGTGCCAGGGAGTTTCTGGTGGCCAGTGGTAATGATGCAATAGCCATGGCTAAGATAGTGGCTGGGGTCAGGTTCCAGGCATATTACCCAATCACGCCTGCGGCAGACGAGAGCTTCACATTGGAGGAATATGAGACATTAAGTGGTGAAGGTTCCCTTGTGGTGTTTCAGACAGAGGATGAATTAGCAGCGATAAACGCGGCAATAGGTGCCGCGTTGACCGGCGTAAGGAGTTCAGTGGCTACGAGTGGCCCTGGCTTTGACCTAATGGTTGAGGGGCTAGGTTGGGCTGGGCAAAATGAGGTTCCCATTGTAGTGACGTACTATCAAAGGGGTGGGCCTAGTACGGGGCAACCAACGAGAGGTGGTCAAAGTGACTTATTATCATCTGTGTTTGCATCCCACGGTGAGTACCCGAGGATTGTACTTGCAAGCGGTGATCATGAGGAGGCTTTTTACGATGCGATAGACGCGTTTAATTATGCTGAGGTCTTCCAGGTACCGGTTATACACCTTGTTGATAAGTTCTTGGCAAACACGATAGCAACGATACCAATGCCTGACCTGAATAACGTTAGGATAACTAGGGGTACCCTGGCACCTAAGGGGCTTAAGGTGTATAAGAGGTTTGACCTATCAAGTGTAATATCGCCGAGGGCGTTCCTTGGCGATTACGTGATGTGGTATTCGGGTGATGAGCATGATGAGTATGGACACATCAATGAGGATCCAGTTAATAGGATCAATATGTTTGATAAGAGAATGAGAAAGCTAGACATCATGGAGAAGGAGATACCTGAGGAGAGGAGGTTCTCGTACTTCGGCCCAGAAAGGCCGGACATACTGTTGATTGGCTGGGGCTTTGTTAAGGGTGTGGCTGTTAAGGCCATTGATGAGTTGAATAGTGAGGGAATGAGGGTTGGTTACTATCACATTAGGGCATTCATACCATTTCCAAGGGAATCATTGACCAAGTTAACAAAAGAAGTCGAGGCCAATAATCTAGTTGCTGTGGAACACAACTACATGGCGCAAGCTTCAAGGCTGGTGACTATGAACACCGGCATCATGATCAATAGGTCAATTGTTAAATATACAGGGAGACCTATATATGTTCATGAATTAGTAAACGCAATCAAGAATATGCTCAAGGGTAGTACAAGGGAGGTGATTAGTTATGGAGCGTAA
- a CDS encoding cyclic pyranopterin monophosphate synthase MoaC — protein MTVRMIDITGKEPIYREATATGFLRVDEDTMGELMKVGVSGLGNAAAIAKVTAINATKTAWKLIPLLHPVPITYIEARVRYEKDGIRMGVLARTRAQTGIEMDVLFGLFSGLLAAWNTIKGCSRTCTPEWVTNFMGNQVQTCGSSRVDGMFDIRVVSKVKSEERISLSLGDFEDNTGGLPVVTMFDVTAEPTYYGEASAKGFVRLRESTVELIRQGNVEKGDVITIAKAASIMATKKAWEVLPLVHLNYITYVNADVKVVEDGVEVSVDTRNVSNTGSAMEAVFAVGVGLLTVWDMVKKYEKDENGQYPYTVIKEIKVLKALKTPAV, from the coding sequence ATGACTGTTAGGATGATCGACATCACAGGCAAGGAACCCATCTATAGGGAGGCCACTGCCACGGGCTTTCTAAGGGTTGATGAGGATACCATGGGTGAGTTAATGAAGGTTGGCGTCAGTGGTCTTGGTAACGCCGCAGCCATAGCTAAGGTAACGGCCATTAACGCCACTAAAACTGCTTGGAAGCTCATACCGTTGCTTCATCCGGTTCCTATTACCTACATCGAGGCTAGGGTGCGCTATGAGAAGGATGGCATTAGAATGGGTGTGCTCGCCAGGACTAGGGCGCAGACAGGTATTGAAATGGATGTATTATTCGGCTTATTCAGCGGTCTGCTCGCGGCATGGAATACCATTAAGGGATGTAGCAGGACCTGCACGCCTGAGTGGGTCACGAATTTCATGGGTAATCAAGTACAGACCTGCGGTTCTAGTCGTGTTGATGGTATGTTCGATATTAGGGTAGTTAGTAAGGTAAAGTCTGAGGAGAGAATAAGTTTATCACTAGGTGACTTTGAGGATAACACGGGTGGATTACCCGTAGTTACTATGTTCGATGTAACCGCCGAACCAACCTACTATGGTGAGGCGTCAGCCAAGGGTTTCGTAAGGCTTAGGGAAAGTACCGTGGAGTTAATTAGGCAGGGTAATGTGGAGAAGGGTGATGTTATAACAATAGCTAAGGCTGCATCGATAATGGCTACGAAAAAGGCGTGGGAGGTGCTACCTCTCGTGCATCTTAACTACATAACGTACGTTAATGCCGATGTTAAGGTTGTCGAGGACGGTGTCGAGGTCTCCGTTGACACCCGTAATGTGTCAAACACAGGTTCTGCCATGGAGGCAGTTTTTGCCGTTGGTGTTGGCTTACTGACCGTTTGGGACATGGTTAAGAAGTACGAAAAGGATGAAAATGGTCAATACCCATACACGGTAATTAAAGAAATTAAGGTTCTTAAGGCGCTGAAAACACCAGCGGTCTAG
- a CDS encoding galactitol-1-phosphate 5-dehydrogenase, whose translation MMKALVWTAVRKMDIMDVEKPRPGPGWALLKVSHVGICGSDVSGFLGKNELRKPPLLMGHEFTGIVEDVGPGVPRDIIGRLFTVNPVIGCGHCRYCKMGLKNLCVERKIIGIDYPGAYAEYALAPYDNLYPVSDPVRGALTEPLATSLRAVRLSGASLGDSVLVLGAGSVGTFAIKILSAGGIRDLTVVEINKNRLEWARKFGATRLIEKSGDEALKEIRESYPEGVDVVIDAVGSEDTRKLAIGAVRRSGKVIFVGLHDNEVRIPGNAIVRNEIEIKGSFSYTDEDFRRAVNLLEQGLLDPREGWIDIRPLERGQESFEELTGTFTKFVKIMLTPSE comes from the coding sequence ATGATGAAGGCCTTAGTCTGGACGGCCGTTAGGAAAATGGATATTATGGATGTTGAAAAACCCAGACCTGGACCTGGGTGGGCTTTACTCAAGGTCAGTCATGTGGGTATATGCGGCTCAGACGTGTCGGGATTTTTAGGCAAGAATGAATTGCGTAAACCACCATTGTTGATGGGCCATGAATTCACAGGCATTGTTGAGGATGTGGGCCCTGGTGTGCCTAGGGATATTATAGGTAGGTTATTCACCGTAAATCCGGTCATTGGGTGCGGTCATTGTAGGTATTGCAAGATGGGTCTTAAGAACCTATGTGTTGAAAGGAAGATAATTGGCATTGACTACCCAGGCGCGTATGCTGAATATGCATTGGCACCATACGACAATTTATACCCAGTAAGCGATCCCGTGAGGGGTGCATTGACTGAGCCATTAGCAACATCGTTAAGGGCCGTAAGATTATCGGGTGCATCTCTTGGAGACTCGGTCTTAGTTCTTGGGGCTGGATCCGTTGGTACCTTCGCAATAAAGATCCTATCAGCCGGTGGTATTAGGGACTTAACGGTCGTTGAAATTAATAAAAATAGGCTTGAATGGGCCCGTAAGTTTGGGGCCACAAGACTCATTGAGAAAAGTGGTGATGAAGCATTGAAGGAAATTAGGGAGTCATACCCTGAGGGTGTGGATGTAGTTATTGATGCCGTTGGTTCTGAGGACACTAGGAAACTAGCCATAGGCGCAGTACGTAGGAGTGGCAAGGTGATATTCGTGGGTCTTCATGATAATGAGGTTAGGATACCAGGTAATGCCATAGTTAGGAATGAAATTGAGATAAAGGGTTCTTTCTCATATACCGATGAGGATTTTAGGAGAGCCGTGAACCTATTGGAGCAGGGACTTCTTGATCCACGTGAAGGTTGGATTGATATTAGACCACTTGAGCGCGGTCAAGAATCCTTTGAGGAGTTAACAGGAACATTTACTAAATTTGTCAAAATAATGCTTACACCAAGTGAATAA
- a CDS encoding ATPase domain-containing protein gives MSLYYDLTPTGIPGLDEVLGGGLIKGRTYLISGETGTGKTLLSLSFLINGIFRYGEPGIYVSVDETYDQLMNGVRRFGWDLETLREQGYLEVLIPEMDIIEKIREKDPMTIAKSLVYTIADYAKSLEAQRLVIDPIAPLVTLEKDVQILREYIRALVMGIEREVGVTTIITTEIPTGARVISRYGVEEFLAAGVFITGLAQTTEGDFKRYLFIRKMRWQAVQPTILEVEIQPKTGIMIKGPLKDVHIPFYALML, from the coding sequence ATGTCATTATACTATGATTTAACGCCCACGGGAATTCCAGGACTTGATGAGGTACTTGGTGGTGGATTAATTAAGGGCAGAACATACCTAATAAGTGGCGAAACTGGCACTGGCAAGACCTTGTTATCGTTATCCTTCTTAATAAATGGCATTTTTAGGTATGGTGAACCTGGCATTTATGTGTCTGTTGATGAGACCTATGACCAATTAATGAATGGTGTTAGGAGATTCGGCTGGGACCTTGAGACACTTAGGGAACAAGGTTACTTGGAGGTCTTAATACCTGAGATGGATATTATCGAGAAGATTAGGGAGAAGGACCCAATGACCATAGCCAAGTCCCTGGTATACACAATAGCCGATTACGCGAAGTCCCTGGAGGCCCAGAGGCTCGTCATAGACCCAATAGCGCCGTTGGTCACGCTCGAGAAGGATGTGCAGATTCTTAGAGAGTACATCAGGGCCTTGGTCATGGGTATTGAGAGGGAGGTTGGTGTGACAACAATAATAACCACGGAAATACCCACGGGGGCCAGGGTGATCTCGAGGTACGGGGTTGAGGAGTTCCTGGCAGCCGGAGTATTCATAACGGGACTTGCACAGACGACAGAGGGCGACTTCAAGAGGTACCTATTTATTAGGAAAATGAGGTGGCAGGCGGTGCAACCGACAATACTAGAGGTTGAAATACAGCCAAAAACTGGTATTATGATTAAGGGCCCGTTAAAGGATGTTCACATACCATTCTATGCATTGATGCTTTAA
- a CDS encoding cbb3-type cytochrome c oxidase subunit I, producing the protein MTIHAFVEGFWPPIVVTVIVVLLVIAGLIPPKLGTAVAGMDAILEIVTGMIGMMHHYYFNGLPTFWTYVGAVMGTLEAIPLGFVIIYVILLWRRGEIRTELQKTIVTYALVAGIGGGIGVVAFGASLINLPLLNYFLHGAQTTMAHVHLAFPLAYGLPSILMWVVAFALSGGFSDGDLRYMRWAAIIIGVGFYLQALLSLVPLGVLQFIYEFKYGYWFIKTIITPSGHSGFWELPLVDEFVWLRMIGVLVAALGFAIVLYLECSLGLGRH; encoded by the coding sequence ATGACGATACATGCATTTGTTGAGGGCTTCTGGCCGCCCATAGTGGTTACAGTCATAGTCGTGCTCCTCGTCATAGCTGGCTTAATACCGCCTAAGTTGGGTACTGCGGTCGCGGGTATGGATGCCATCCTAGAAATAGTCACTGGCATGATTGGGATGATGCACCACTACTACTTCAATGGTTTACCCACATTCTGGACGTATGTGGGGGCCGTCATGGGCACTCTCGAGGCAATACCGCTGGGCTTTGTAATAATTTATGTAATATTGCTGTGGCGTAGGGGCGAAATTAGGACTGAGCTTCAAAAGACCATCGTAACCTATGCCTTAGTCGCGGGTATTGGCGGTGGTATAGGCGTTGTGGCGTTTGGCGCCAGCCTCATAAACCTACCCCTACTCAACTACTTCCTACATGGTGCACAAACCACAATGGCGCATGTTCACCTGGCCTTTCCATTGGCTTACGGCTTACCCAGCATATTAATGTGGGTGGTTGCCTTCGCACTATCCGGTGGCTTTAGTGATGGGGATCTTAGGTACATGAGGTGGGCAGCCATCATCATAGGTGTTGGCTTCTACCTTCAAGCATTACTATCACTAGTACCTCTAGGCGTATTACAGTTCATATATGAGTTTAAGTACGGCTATTGGTTCATAAAGACTATAATAACACCAAGTGGTCATTCTGGCTTCTGGGAGTTGCCATTAGTTGATGAATTCGTTTGGCTTAGGATGATTGGCGTCTTAGTCGCAGCGCTTGGCTTCGCCATAGTGTTATATTTGGAATGCTCCTTAGGTTTAGGAAGGCATTGA
- a CDS encoding inositol-3-phosphate synthase yields the protein MKSNIRVAIAGVGNTASAFVQGLRYCEVEQEPTGLTFQRIGPYEPRDIKVVAAFDVDSRKVGKDVGEAIFTQPNNALKVIEVGKLGVIVKAGPLLDGVAEQLRGSFIPITESAIEDVVRELESTNTHILINYLPTGAQKASEAYAEAALRSGSAFVNAMPSVIATSSEWQSRFETRKLPLAGDDVQNQVGATVLHKTIIRLLALRGVKIEGTYQLNVGGTPDFLNLMYRKGQKEKTKTEAVKKMAEGEDFDAYISPVAYIKFLGSRKNAHMFIEARGFANVPIRIRVDLEVYDPFNNAGVMIDIVRTVKLAMDREIGGPLISLSAWAFKNPPVHAPPDVAYQWLVEFIEGKRNR from the coding sequence ATGAAATCAAACATTAGGGTTGCAATAGCTGGCGTGGGTAACACAGCGTCAGCCTTTGTTCAGGGACTTAGGTATTGCGAGGTGGAACAGGAACCAACAGGCCTGACCTTCCAACGCATTGGACCCTATGAACCAAGGGATATAAAGGTGGTCGCCGCTTTCGACGTAGATTCACGCAAGGTCGGTAAGGACGTTGGTGAGGCGATATTCACACAACCAAATAATGCACTTAAGGTTATTGAGGTTGGTAAATTAGGTGTCATTGTAAAGGCCGGCCCATTACTTGACGGTGTTGCTGAGCAATTAAGGGGCTCCTTCATACCAATCACTGAGAGCGCAATTGAGGATGTAGTTAGGGAACTAGAGAGCACAAACACGCATATACTCATTAATTACTTACCCACGGGAGCGCAGAAGGCTAGCGAGGCCTATGCGGAAGCAGCCCTCAGGAGTGGGTCAGCCTTCGTAAATGCAATGCCCTCAGTAATAGCTACATCGAGCGAGTGGCAGTCAAGGTTCGAAACCAGGAAGTTACCGCTTGCTGGCGATGATGTCCAAAACCAGGTGGGCGCTACAGTATTACATAAAACCATAATTAGGTTACTCGCATTGAGGGGTGTTAAGATCGAGGGCACATACCAACTAAACGTTGGTGGTACACCAGACTTCCTAAACCTAATGTATAGAAAGGGCCAGAAGGAAAAGACGAAGACGGAAGCTGTGAAGAAGATGGCTGAGGGGGAAGACTTTGACGCCTACATATCGCCTGTGGCCTACATAAAGTTCCTGGGAAGCAGGAAGAATGCTCATATGTTCATTGAAGCTCGTGGGTTCGCTAATGTACCAATCAGGATAAGGGTGGACCTGGAGGTCTACGATCCGTTTAACAATGCTGGTGTAATGATTGACATAGTCAGGACCGTGAAGCTAGCAATGGATAGAGAAATTGGCGGACCACTCATCAGTCTATCAGCCTGGGCCTTCAAGAACCCGCCAGTTCACGCACCACCAGACGTGGCATACCAATGGCTCGTGGAATTCATTGAGGGTAAAAGAAATAGATAA